From the genome of Waddliaceae bacterium:
CAGCGAGGCCTTCTGCGGGGTTTCCTTTGACGTCGAGGCGTATTGCGGTGTCGAGGTTTGTGTCGCTACGTCCTATGGCGTTGGCGTCTTTGTGTGTGACAAAGGCTTTTGCGCTGCCGCTGACGTCTGCGCTTTGTAGTGGCAACGAAGCTGCTAGTGCTATTGCTAGGAGTAGCTTTTTCATCGTTTTTCCTCTTCGACAATTTTACCGTCGCGAAGTTTTATTACACGCTTTGCGCGATCGCGTATCATCCTGTCGTGTGTTGAGAAGATAAACGTCATGCCGTGTTCTTCGTTGAGATGGTGCATAAGATCTACGAGTTCTACGCCGGTATGCGAGTCGATATTCGCTGTAGGCTCGTCGGCGAGGATAATCCGTGGCTTTGCCACCATGGCGCGTGCTATGGCGACGCGCTGCTGTTGTCCTCCAGATAGGTTGTTGGGAAGGCGGTCTTCCATGCCTTCGAGGCCGACGTCGTAGAGTATCGAAGCAACACGTTCGCGGCGTTCTTTTGCAGGGACGTCCTGCAGTACCATGACGTATTCTATGTTCTCAGCAACGGTAAGGACGGGGATGAGGTTGAAGTTCTGGAAGATGAAGCCGATGTTGTCGCGTCTGAAGTTTGCAAGGTCGCGCTGTGACATCGATGCTATCGGCGTTCCTGCTAGGGTGATGTTTCCTCGCGAGGGGACGTCTAGTCCTCCTATCATGTTGAGCAATGTTGTTTTCCCCGATCCCGAAGGTCCTACTATCGCAGAGAATTCTCCCTCTTCGATGTCCATCGTTATCGTATGGAGGGCATGGACGGGGATGCCGTGGTCGTGGTATACTTTTTCTAGGTCTTGGATTTCTATTAACATAATTTACTTTCCTATTTTCGGCACGGTTCAAAACATGCCATTTTGGGGTAACAATTGATTCTACCATAGAGATCATAAATAACGGATAGAAGAATTTCAGAATAGGATTTTCTACCACAGAGAACACAGAGGGCACAGAGAGAAAAGCGGCTGGGCTAGGGGCTTCACCCCTAGAACCCCGAGGATTTTTTGTCTTTTGGGAGCTTGGGGGTCTGGGGGAAAATCCCCCAGCCAGATTGTTTTCTTTCTCCGTGTCCTCTGTGTTCTCTGTGGTAGAATGTCCTA
Proteins encoded in this window:
- a CDS encoding ABC transporter ATP-binding protein, with amino-acid sequence MMLIEIQDLEKVYHDHGIPVHALHTITMDIEEGEFSAIVGPSGSGKTTLLNMIGGLDVPSRGNITLAGTPIASMSQRDLANFRRDNIGFIFQNFNLIPVLTVAENIEYVMVLQDVPAKERRERVASILYDVGLEGMEDRLPNNLSGGQQQRVAIARAMVAKPRIILADEPTANIDSHTGVELVDLMHHLNEEHGMTFIFSTHDRMIRDRAKRVIKLRDGKIVEEEKR